Sequence from the Solea senegalensis isolate Sse05_10M linkage group LG1, IFAPA_SoseM_1, whole genome shotgun sequence genome:
TCTTCAACTTATTTACTAATTTTGGCTCTGAACTCTGTCATCTTTTTTCGCATCTGGAATGACAGTTTCCGGAACAGTTGCGCCATGTACTCCGTTACTTTTGTGCGGTTTCTGTggctcaactcaactcaactcaactttattgagtgctgtacatgaaaagaaataaaacaaaaggtaaaacaataaaaacaataaaacaacaagaatgttaaaacaataaaacaacaagaatgttaaaacaataaaaaaataaaacaataacaataaaacaataaaacaacagctcttctgtaacttttttttactttttggtgGCGAGACGGACGCACAGTGCAGGGGGGGCATTGTTCACACACGCGACCAGCTGATTGCGCTGAGGGAGCTATCACTCCTGATTACAACACAGCCCGAACTTCCGAAGGAACTGAAGTGGAAGCGTCAGGACTGCAGAGCCGGAGCCAAAGTGAGAGCCAAATGGAGGAGGTACAAACCAGCCGTACCTGCAATAATCACGGGGAATGTGAGATCTCTCTGGACGAGCTCTGCGTGCTTGTGAGGAACAGCTGGGTGTTCAGAGAGAGCAGCCTCATGTGTTTCACCGAGACATGGCTGCACTCACACTTCACCGAGCACAGCGTGGCAGTACCGGGTTTAAGACTGTGCAGGTGGACAGAGATGCTGCGCTGAGCGACAAGAAGACAGGGGGTGGCGTTGCTGTATACGTGAATGAGAAGTGGTGTCACCCCGGACATGTTTGTGAGAAGGAGCATCTGTGTAGCCCGGACATCGAACTTTTGGCTGTGGGAATGGGCCCATACTACCTCCCCAGGGAATAGTCCTCCGTGATTGTTGCGGCTGTCTACATCCCTCCCTCAGCTGATGCAGCGGCAGCAGTAGACGGTGTCTACTCTACTGTGTCCAGATTACAGACACAGCATCCCACTGCATTAATCACCGTCACTGGGGATTTTAACCACACCAACCTGGACTCTGTTTTACCAACCTTCCACCAATATGTCGACTGCCCCAccagagacaataaaacaatttgtgCATATTTGATATTATGAATGGCAAAGTCATGTAAAATAGCCTACACAGTAAAGTTAAATTAAGCACCTGAATGTAACTGTGAGCATGCGCAGAATAAACGGTCAGTGCGTTGAGTTCATGACTAAAGAGATGGTGGcggtctgtttttttgttgcatctTTGGAAAAGGAATGATTAAAGGTCCACACGTTGGATTGGTCTTTGCTTTCTTTAATAAACTGTAGTCAGCATAATACAGGAGAAAACAGCCTAACGAACCCGCGTAACTTCCGGCAATCTTCTTCTACCTGCTTAACCTAGATCTAGACCACGACAACAACCTCAACACGCCCTCTGCTGGCgaacaataataatgttgcctaaatatatatatatgaatgatTTAACTACGATACCACATTTTCCCTCCCGTGAATATTAGCTCGATTCCTGAAGAGATCTCACTCTATCTAACAAAGTCCTTAAGACACACAGGTGGACTACTCTCCCTCTGGGAACGTCGCAGCTCTGGTGCCACTGAGGAGTCTACTTCAGCCTGAGACTCTGGAGCGCGGTGAAACTTCTGTGGCTCAAATAATGGAGGTTGTGGTGTGGTTTCCATCACTGAAGGCGTGCAGCCCTCGGAAACTGCTTCTGTGTCCTGCAgcagctccctctctctctctccggtTCGTTGGGAACAGTGTCTACCCATCTTGCCCTCACCTGATCCATGTGCCGTTTCAGAGTTTGGCCAGTTCCGATGGTAACGATGTATGACACTGGCCCTGATGAACTCACGATGACTGCTGGAATCCACTTTGGACCATAGGAATAGTTTCTGATTAACACATTGTCTCCTGGTGCAAAACTTCttagtctttttttgttgtcatgatTCCCTTTCTGTTTCAATAGTTTGTGCTGCACTTTAGTTTTCAAATCAGGCATGAGCAAGTCTAAAGCTGATCAGAGTCGCCGTGACATCATCAGCTCTGCAGGTGACAAGCCTGTGGTCGCATGTGGCGTGATGCGATAACCGAACAGAAATCTTGACAGTCTGGTTTGCAGTGTGTCACCTCTTACTTTCTTCATCCCCTCCTTAAAGGTCTGTACTGCCCTCTCTGCCAGCCCATTGGAAGAAGGGTGGAAGGGCGCTGACCTCACATAATCAATGCCATTTTGTTTCATGAATGACTCAAAGTCAGCACTTGTGAAACACGTTCCATTGTCTGACACTAACATCTTAGGGAGgccaaaaacactgaaactctGTCGCAGTTTCTCAATGGTAGCCTGTGATGTAGGTGATTTCACAGGGTAAATGTCCATCCACTTGGAATGATAATCCACAATGATTAGAAACATCTCACCGAGGAAAGGGCCTGCATAGTCCACATGAATCCTGGACCGCGATGATTCTGGCCATTCCCAAGGGTGTAATGGTGCAGTAGGTGGTGACTTGTGGTGTTTTTGACACTCCTCACATGCCTGCACTTCGCTTTCAATGTTCTCATCCATATTTGGCCACCATACATATGACCTTGCCAAGCCTTTCATCTTTGACATGCCGGTATGTGTCTGGTGCAGGAGTCTCAGTATTTTGTCTCTGCCTTTGGTGGGGATAATTACTTTGATTTGAGACTTTCGTTTGATTTGTGTGGTGTCAACTAGTGTGTCATCCAGTACATCCATCATCAAAACTTGCTCAGTCATCTCTTGTTCAGGCGCCGAGTCAGGCACCGGCAACCTGCTTAGTGCATCCGCGTTTTCATGGTGTTTGCCCGGCTTGTACATGATGTGGTACTCATAAGCGCTCAATGTCACAGCCCACCTTTGCACTTTCGGCGAGCCCATCTGAGGTATAGGCTTTTTTTCATTGAAAAGTGAAATCAGCGGTTTGTGATCTGTGTAAATAGTGAAAACTCGGCCATACAAATTTTTGTGAAATTTCTTGATGCCAAATATGACAGCTAAGCCTTCTTTGTCTCCGCAGGAGAGAGTGTGCGTGACATGAACCCCAGAAGTCTTTCACTTCCATCATCCATCTTGTGTGACAATACGGCTCCTACGCTGTACGGTGATGCATCACATGAGAGCACTAACTCTCGGTCAGCCGAATAATGAACTAACACTTCTGCTGAGTTCAACAGGTTCTTAGATTTTTCAAAAGCTTCCTGTTGTTCCTTTTTCCATGTCCAGCGTACCTCATGTCTCAAAAGTTCATGCAGGGGTGCCaacagggttgccaggttgggaAGGAATTTGTTATAGTAATTTAGCAAACCGAAGTATGCTTTTAGTTCAGTGACATTTGTGGGAGTAGGTGCATCCATGATGTCTTTAACTTTCTTCTCCACTGGGTGGAGCCCCTGTGCATCCACTACATGCCCCAAATATTCCACTTTTTCTTGCATTAAGGCACACTTGCTTCTTTTTAGCCGCAACCCCGCTTCCTCCAACCTGGTCAACACCTCATCAAGGTTCTGCAGGTGGTTTGCCTCATTCACTCCACTCACCAAGATATCATCTAGATACACTGCTACTTGAGGTATCCCTTTTAACAGGCTTTCCATAGTCCTCTGAAATATGGCTGGAGCAGACGACACTCCAAAAGGCAGTCTGTTGTACGTGAAGAGTCCACGTGATGTGTTTACTGTCACATACTTTTTTTGATTCATCATCCAGGAGAATCTGCTGGTAAGCATGGCTCATATCCAATTTGGAGAACTGCTTTCCTCCTGAAAGCTTTCCAAACAGGTCCTCCATTTTTGGTATCGGATACTGTTCCAAAGAAGCCACATTATTTACGGTGAGCTTATAATCCCCACACAGccttacagtccctgttggtttCAGGATTGGTCAGAATAGAGATCAGCaggccaaaaacaaaacccatgAGGGAACCACCGAAAGCCACGACAAAGAAAGAcactgaggagaaagagaatGACGACATATAACTCTGGACTATTTGCTGTTTAACAGACAGTGTAAACATGTCCACATGAACAAAGTCTGACCTATTCCTTTAACTATCTCTGCAGCATTAATTGCGGGTCCTCCCAATGATACGAACGCATCAAATACATTGAAGAGCACCTGAGAGAATAGAAAGAAGAAAGTGAATGCTCTTTGTTTAGGTCctatgaatgaaaaaaacaatttgtacATAACATAAAGAACAGGAATTACATATCGATATAATATAATTCTATTACTCTGCTCATCTAAAATGCTTTCTGTACATATAGCTTACAGTATCTAAGGTTTAAAAGTGTTTGCATTAGATATCATGCCTTGTAAGTGTGCTTTTCAAAAGACAGATACCTGAGCAAACTGTTCCACTTTTTTACGAACAATATGAGGTAAAGAGCAGTTGCCCCCGTCTGCGAGATACTAACCACTGTCACGCCATCGTTGAGCAACGACTCTCCAAACACCATAATGAAGAGGACCTCGTTGACATGGACCTGCTCGAGCACGGCAATGACGGCTACAGGGTCCACCGCGGCGATGAGACTGCCGAAGAGAAGATACTGCAGCAGGCCGACCTCTATGTTACCTACAGCAAATGACATGGGCAGGGAGTTTAGTCactggaaaatgaaatgaaaacaagctgGATTTTAAATCCAACAACAGACTCATTATATAAAGGTAAAGGACGTTCATTggataaaatctacacctgttTAAACATAAGTCTATATTTAGAATATTCACTGCTTTATTACACCATTAGGCCTTGTTTTCTAACAGAAGTTTGTGTCGCTAACCAtccaacaccaaagtccagggAAAGTGATTGAACCCATTAAAGAAAAGGCTGTCCTACTGGGAGACAAAGCAAGCAAATATATTCTTGACATACGACTTAAGCTGGCATGGATTTTATTCGGTAAGCCATTTGTTAAGTTGTGGAAATCTGATTTTCTTTCAGGGAGAGCTAGCTTGTCTGTCTTATGCTAGTTCTATGCGTGAAAAGATTAACTATcatattaaagctgctgtcaatGATACACTTAAGTTAAAGTATGTGCTATAGCTCTTGATTGTGAGAACCATCACTGATCTTGCATGTTTGCTCAGTAAAATCTCAAAGTCTCTAGAGTTCTGGCTCCACAAAGAGCTGTTCGTTTTTTGCTCAAGGGGTTAGGCTAACATTTGTTAGATAATAAATACCCAAGTCCCTCACCAAATGTGTTCAAGTGGTGATGGAGGGATGCTAACTTCAGCAACAAACAGGGAGTTACCAAATTGATTAATTGACTGAAGTGTTACCTCCCCTTACTCTAGGTGGTGATATGCTGTTTCACTTTAGTATTAGGCATTTTCCACCTGACCAACATTTTATCTGGAGGCTGGTCTGACTAAATTTAGTCTGATTTAGTCAGGCTAACACAATAATTTGAATGCCCATTCGGCATATTTCACTGGCGAGACGATGCCTTCTTTCAATAGTCGGTCTATTTCCTTGTCAACTTTTGCCCGAATGGCGAAGGGGACAGACCGTGGACGGAAGAAACGTGGGGTGGCATCACTTTTCACATGAATCGCAGCTTTCATGCCTTTCAGGGTTCCTAACTCCTCTTTAAATACATCTTCGTGTTTGCTGAGCACTTGCTGTAGTGTGCTTTCTGTTGTCTTGACATGGtgcagtttcctgtttttacgactgttttttatttctctccagTCCAGATTTATCTCCTCTAGCCAGCCTCGTCCAAGCAAGCTGGGGCCTTCTCCTTCGACCACCACCAGGGGCAGATTTCTTTTCTGCTGCTTGTATCTGACACTGACACGCGTTGCGCCAATCACCTTAACAGGACCCCCTGTATAGGTTTCCAGCTTGATTTTTATGGGCTGCAGACTAGGGAGTTTGGTGTGTCTCCATGTTGCTTTGAATGGCGCTTCATTCATGACTGTTAGGCAACATCCCGTATCTatttcaaagttcacatttttttcatcaaGTTGCATATCCACAATGTAGGGGTCTACTTTTCTAAGGTGTCCCACACTCCGACGCCCTAATCTGTACTGTTCACTCTTATGCTCTCGTTGGCACTTAACACAGTTCAAAGTGAAAGAGTCGTCTTCCGAGCTATCACTTGTACTGTTatcctctgtctcacacacttCGTGAGAATGGTAGTGTGCACTCCGCTGGTTGGCACTCTTTACATTTGACGATCCATGCTTTTTCTGGTTCAGTTTAGCTTTGCTTCTACAAGCTCTAGCTAGGTGTCCAACTTTGCCACAAGCATGACATGTTTCTTGTTTGTGCTTacaatctgctgctgtgtgcttGGTTCCTTTGCATCGATAACACTCTCTGCTTTCTCCTTTAAAGGTACGAGTCTCCTGCTGCCCTTTGGTGAGGTTGAAGCATTTTGCTGTGGCACCCGAGGTCTGCAGATcctgtgcatttttatttgcagtCTCTATAGATACTGCGATTGAAAGAGCCTTACAGACCTCAAACGTGAGGTCTGACAAGA
This genomic interval carries:
- the LOC122767471 gene encoding sodium/hydrogen exchanger 3-like; the encoded protein is MSFAVGNIEVGLLQYLLFGSLIAAVDPVAVIAVLEQVHVNEVLFIMVFGESLLNDGVTVVLFNVFDAFVSLGGPAINAAEIVKGIVSFFVVAFGGSLMGFVFGLLISILTNPETNRDCKAVWGL